In Paracoccus sp. TOH, a single window of DNA contains:
- the rpsI gene encoding 30S ribosomal protein S9, translating to MAEDIKTLDDLKSVATAAPAAAPVREAQRDSLGRSYATGKRKDAVARVWVKPGSGKVVVNGKDIAEYFARPVLQMILRQPFDVAGVSGQYDVYATVAGGGLSGQAGAVKHGISKALQLHEPSLRAALKAAGFLTRDSRVVERKKYGKAKARRSFQFSKR from the coding sequence ATGGCCGAAGACATCAAAACCCTCGACGATCTGAAATCGGTCGCGACGGCTGCTCCGGCGGCTGCCCCGGTTCGCGAGGCGCAGCGCGATTCGCTGGGCCGTTCCTATGCCACCGGCAAGCGCAAGGACGCGGTCGCCCGCGTCTGGGTCAAGCCGGGTTCGGGCAAGGTGGTCGTGAACGGCAAGGACATCGCCGAATACTTCGCCCGTCCGGTGCTGCAGATGATCCTGCGCCAGCCCTTCGACGTGGCCGGCGTCTCGGGTCAGTACGACGTCTATGCCACCGTTGCCGGCGGCGGCCTGTCGGGCCAGGCTGGTGCGGTCAAGCACGGCATCTCGAAGGCGCTGCAACTGCACGAGCCCAGCCTGCGCGCCGCGCTGAAGGCGGCCGGCTTCCTGACCCGCGACTCGCGTGTGGTCGAACGGAAGAAATACGGCAAGGCGAAAGCCCGCCGCTCCTTCCAGTTCTCGAAGCGCTGA
- the rplM gene encoding 50S ribosomal protein L13: protein MKTYTAKPAEIEKKWILIDAEGVVLGRLASIVAMRLRGKHKPTFTPHMDMGDNVIIINADKVQMTGDKRDAKKYYWHTGHPGGIKHRTARQVLEGAHPERVVIKAVERMISRNKLGKQQMTNLRVYAGAEHPHEAQQPEVLDVKSMNAKNTRSA from the coding sequence ATGAAAACCTATACCGCGAAACCGGCGGAGATCGAGAAGAAGTGGATCCTGATCGACGCCGAGGGCGTCGTTCTGGGCCGTCTTGCCTCGATCGTGGCGATGCGCCTGCGTGGCAAGCACAAGCCGACCTTCACCCCGCACATGGACATGGGCGACAACGTCATCATCATCAACGCCGACAAGGTGCAGATGACCGGCGACAAGCGCGACGCCAAGAAATACTACTGGCACACCGGCCATCCGGGCGGCATCAAGCACCGCACCGCCCGCCAGGTGCTGGAAGGCGCCCACCCCGAGCGGGTGGTGATCAAGGCCGTCGAACGCATGATCTCGCGCAACAAGCTGGGCAAGCAGCAGATGACCAATCTGCGCGTCTATGCCGGTGCCGAGCATCCGCACGAGGCCCAGCAGCCCGAAGTCCTGGACGTCAAGTCCATGAACGCCAAGAATACCCGGAGCGCGTAA
- a CDS encoding PaaI family thioesterase, with the protein MALQMDREALNIFLDRTFPQVAGQVRVQSLDERLLISRLSVDHQHLRPGGTVSGPAMFALADVTIYLAILARIGEVALAVTTNASIDFMRKPEAGRDLLAECRILKLGRVLAVGEVLIHSEGVEDPVARCSMTYSIPPKR; encoded by the coding sequence ATGGCATTGCAGATGGATCGCGAGGCGCTGAACATCTTTCTGGACCGGACGTTTCCGCAGGTGGCGGGACAGGTCCGGGTCCAGTCGCTGGACGAACGCCTGCTGATCTCGCGCCTGTCCGTCGATCACCAGCATCTGCGGCCCGGCGGCACCGTCAGCGGCCCGGCCATGTTCGCGCTGGCCGATGTGACGATCTATCTGGCCATCCTGGCCAGGATCGGCGAGGTGGCGCTGGCGGTGACCACCAATGCCTCGATCGACTTCATGCGCAAACCCGAGGCGGGGCGCGACCTGCTGGCAGAGTGCCGGATCCTGAAACTGGGCCGGGTACTGGCGGTGGGCGAGGTGCTGATCCATTCCGAAGGCGTCGAGGATCCGGTGGCGCGCTGCTCGATGACCTACTCGATTCCGCCGAAACGCTGA
- a CDS encoding enoyl-CoA hydratase — MKDGDPQPLVLRQDQGHVARLILNSPNNYNALSTAMIDALSDALDEIAADDGVRVLVLAARGKAFCAGHDLREIQGARNDADDGRAAYERLFSHCSALMQKLPALPQPVIAEVQGIATAAGCQLVASCDMAVAAEGVRFGVNGVNIGLFCSTPMVALSRAIPPRAAFELLVTGEFIDAARARELGLVNRVIPPETLEAETMALAATIAGKLPAAVRMGKRAFHAQARMGLADAYASTGAVICENLMRPDTAEGIQAFLEKRPPDWD, encoded by the coding sequence ATGAAGGACGGAGACCCCCAGCCGCTGGTGCTGCGCCAGGATCAGGGCCATGTCGCGCGGCTGATCCTGAACAGCCCGAATAACTACAACGCGCTGTCCACCGCGATGATCGACGCGCTGTCGGATGCGCTGGACGAGATCGCCGCCGATGACGGGGTCCGGGTGCTGGTGCTGGCGGCACGCGGCAAGGCCTTCTGCGCCGGTCACGACCTGCGCGAGATCCAGGGCGCCCGCAACGACGCGGATGACGGCCGCGCCGCCTATGAGCGGTTGTTCTCGCATTGCTCGGCGCTGATGCAGAAGCTGCCCGCCCTGCCCCAGCCGGTCATCGCCGAGGTGCAGGGCATCGCCACCGCCGCCGGCTGCCAACTGGTCGCCAGTTGCGACATGGCCGTCGCCGCCGAGGGCGTGCGCTTCGGCGTGAACGGGGTGAATATCGGGTTGTTCTGCTCGACGCCGATGGTGGCGCTGTCCCGCGCCATCCCGCCGCGCGCCGCCTTTGAACTGCTGGTCACCGGCGAGTTTATCGACGCCGCGCGGGCCCGCGAACTGGGGCTGGTCAACCGCGTCATCCCGCCCGAGACGCTGGAGGCCGAAACCATGGCGCTGGCCGCGACCATCGCCGGCAAGCTGCCCGCCGCCGTGCGCATGGGCAAGCGCGCCTTCCATGCCCAGGCGCGGATGGGGCTGGCCGACGCCTATGCTTCGACCGGCGCGGTGATCTGCGAGAACCTGATGCGGCCCGACACGGCCGAAGGCATCCAGGCCTTCCTGGAAAAGCGGCCGCCGGACTGGGACTAG
- a CDS encoding cytochrome c biogenesis protein CcdA yields MLGIELADAAFLPAAMVALLAGILSFLSPCVLPVVPPYLAYMTGIGVGGLKSGERSAVVPALFFILGLSTVFLLMGMAASAFGRLFLQWQDWLARGAGVVVIVMGLHFLRIIRIPFLDTEARLDAGDKGGSALGAYVLGLAFAFGWTPCIGPQLGMILSLAATGAEAGRGAALLAVYALGLGIPFLLSAIFINRAIPVMNRIKPHLQLIERIMGGLLVVVGLALVTGAFPVFAYWLLETFPWLAALG; encoded by the coding sequence ATGTTGGGAATCGAGCTTGCAGACGCCGCCTTCCTGCCCGCCGCGATGGTCGCGCTGCTGGCCGGAATCCTGTCCTTCCTGTCGCCCTGCGTGCTGCCGGTGGTGCCGCCCTATCTGGCTTACATGACCGGCATCGGCGTCGGCGGGCTGAAATCCGGCGAACGCAGCGCCGTGGTCCCGGCGCTGTTCTTCATCCTGGGACTTTCGACGGTCTTCCTGCTGATGGGCATGGCGGCCTCGGCCTTCGGGCGGCTGTTCCTGCAATGGCAGGACTGGCTGGCGCGCGGGGCAGGGGTGGTGGTGATCGTCATGGGCCTGCATTTCCTGCGCATCATCCGCATCCCCTTTCTGGATACCGAGGCGCGGCTGGATGCCGGTGACAAGGGCGGCTCGGCGCTGGGGGCCTATGTGCTGGGGCTGGCCTTCGCCTTTGGCTGGACGCCCTGCATCGGGCCGCAGCTGGGCATGATCCTGTCGCTGGCCGCCACCGGCGCGGAGGCCGGGCGCGGCGCGGCGCTGCTGGCGGTTTATGCGCTGGGGCTGGGCATTCCCTTCCTGCTGTCGGCGATCTTCATCAACCGGGCGATTCCTGTGATGAACCGCATCAAGCCGCATCTGCAGCTGATCGAGCGCATCATGGGGGGGCTGCTGGTCGTCGTCGGCCTGGCGCTGGTGACCGGCGCCTTCCCGGTCTTCGCCTATTGGCTGCTCGAGACCTTCCCCTGGCTGGCGGCGCTGGGCTAG
- a CDS encoding Rne/Rng family ribonuclease — protein sequence MSKKMLIDATHAEETRVVVVDGTKVEEFDFETVNKRQLAGNIYLAKVTRVEPSLQAAFVDYGGNRHGFLAFAEIHPDYYQIPAADRQALIEEERQAAAAESDESDKPKRSPRRRKAPKAAAADSGDAVVVSDEIAGMTVVDLSEGESAPSEEIAAGPAPTAAEEQVAEEQADEAHGDDAAEDDGIESVAEEDVAEEIAPPRKPRARRYKIQEVIKVRQIMLVQVVKEERGNKGAALTTYLSLAGRYCVLMPNTARGGGISRKITNVADRKKLKEIASELEVPEGAGLIIRTAGSQRTRTEIRRDYEYLMRLWEQIRELTFKSIAPAPVYEEGDLIKRTIRDIYSKEIDEVLVEGDRGYRTAKDFMKMIMPSHAKNVKHYQDQMPLFARFQVESYLGGMFNPVVQLKSGGYIVIGVTEALVAIDVNSGRATKEGSIEDTALKTNLEAAEEIARQLRLRDLAGLIVIDFIDMEERKNNAAVEKRFKDKLKTDRARIQVGRISGFGLLEMSRQRLRPGMLESTTQPCAHCHGTGLIRSDDSLALTILRAIEEEGTRKRSREVLVKAPVAVANFLMNAKREHIANIEARYGMAVRVEADPGLISPDYAIEKFKTATRNVPEVASPVVSVDARLMAQIDDEEPAEEDEVEDAAAEDRAEDGRTEDGRAENGEGDASKRRRRRRRRRGGKNGDGEGHHAEEADGETVAEEAAEGLAPELVEPVAEEAAAGQPVAEEAAAPRRRTRTRRRKAEDEPAADSAPEIAVAQPVEPSVTAAEGEAAVAEAAQTVEPEVEAAEAPAAEEPAAEAEAPAPEAEAEQPAPQPETANEAEAPAAKPEPELAEEETSARPKRRGWWSMG from the coding sequence ATGTCAAAGAAAATGCTGATCGACGCCACACATGCCGAGGAAACTCGGGTGGTCGTGGTCGATGGAACGAAGGTCGAAGAATTTGATTTCGAGACCGTCAACAAGCGCCAGCTTGCGGGCAATATCTACCTGGCCAAGGTAACGCGGGTCGAGCCGTCGTTGCAGGCCGCCTTTGTGGATTACGGCGGCAACCGCCACGGCTTCCTGGCCTTCGCGGAAATCCATCCCGATTATTACCAGATCCCCGCCGCCGATCGTCAGGCCCTGATCGAGGAAGAACGCCAGGCCGCCGCGGCAGAAAGTGACGAGAGCGATAAGCCCAAGCGCAGCCCGCGCCGTCGCAAGGCGCCGAAGGCCGCTGCGGCCGACAGTGGCGATGCCGTCGTGGTCTCGGACGAGATCGCGGGCATGACCGTGGTCGATCTGTCGGAAGGCGAGTCCGCGCCGTCCGAGGAGATCGCCGCCGGGCCGGCCCCGACCGCCGCCGAGGAGCAGGTTGCCGAGGAGCAGGCCGATGAGGCGCATGGCGACGACGCCGCCGAGGATGACGGCATCGAATCCGTCGCCGAGGAGGATGTGGCCGAGGAGATCGCGCCGCCCCGCAAGCCCCGTGCCCGCCGCTACAAGATCCAGGAGGTGATCAAGGTCCGGCAGATCATGCTGGTCCAGGTCGTCAAGGAAGAGCGCGGCAACAAGGGCGCCGCGCTGACCACCTATCTGTCGCTGGCCGGCCGCTATTGCGTGCTGATGCCGAACACGGCGCGCGGCGGCGGCATCTCGCGCAAGATCACCAACGTCGCCGACCGCAAGAAGCTGAAAGAGATCGCCAGCGAGCTGGAGGTGCCGGAAGGCGCCGGGCTGATCATCCGCACCGCCGGCAGCCAGCGGACGCGGACCGAGATCCGCCGCGATTACGAATATCTGATGCGGCTCTGGGAACAGATCCGCGAGCTGACCTTCAAGTCCATCGCCCCGGCGCCGGTCTATGAGGAAGGCGACCTGATCAAGCGCACCATCCGCGACATCTACAGCAAGGAAATCGACGAGGTTCTGGTCGAGGGCGATCGCGGCTATCGCACCGCCAAGGACTTCATGAAGATGATCATGCCGTCGCATGCCAAGAACGTGAAGCATTACCAGGACCAGATGCCGCTGTTCGCGCGCTTCCAGGTCGAAAGCTACCTGGGCGGCATGTTCAACCCGGTCGTGCAGCTGAAATCCGGCGGCTATATCGTCATCGGCGTGACCGAGGCACTGGTCGCCATCGACGTGAACTCGGGCCGGGCCACCAAGGAAGGCTCGATCGAGGACACGGCGCTGAAGACCAACCTGGAGGCCGCCGAGGAAATCGCCCGCCAGCTGCGTCTGCGCGACCTGGCCGGGCTGATCGTCATCGACTTCATCGACATGGAGGAGCGCAAGAACAACGCCGCCGTCGAGAAGCGCTTCAAGGATAAGCTCAAGACCGACCGGGCGCGCATCCAGGTCGGCCGCATCTCGGGCTTCGGTCTGCTGGAGATGAGCCGGCAGCGTCTGCGGCCGGGCATGCTGGAATCGACCACGCAGCCCTGTGCGCATTGCCACGGCACCGGGCTGATCCGGTCCGATGACAGTCTGGCGCTGACCATCCTGCGCGCCATCGAGGAAGAGGGCACCCGCAAACGCTCGCGCGAGGTGCTGGTCAAGGCGCCGGTCGCCGTCGCCAATTTCCTGATGAACGCCAAGCGCGAGCATATCGCGAATATCGAGGCCCGCTACGGCATGGCGGTGCGGGTCGAAGCCGATCCGGGGCTGATCTCGCCCGATTACGCCATCGAGAAGTTCAAGACCGCCACCCGCAACGTGCCCGAGGTGGCCTCGCCTGTGGTCTCGGTCGATGCCCGGCTGATGGCGCAGATCGACGACGAGGAGCCGGCCGAGGAAGACGAGGTTGAGGACGCCGCCGCCGAGGATCGTGCCGAGGACGGCCGGACCGAGGACGGTCGAGCCGAGAATGGCGAAGGCGATGCCAGCAAGCGCCGCCGCCGCCGTCGCCGTCGTCGCGGCGGCAAGAACGGCGACGGCGAAGGCCATCACGCCGAAGAGGCGGACGGCGAAACGGTCGCGGAAGAGGCCGCAGAAGGCTTGGCGCCCGAGCTGGTCGAGCCGGTCGCCGAGGAAGCCGCTGCCGGACAACCGGTCGCCGAGGAGGCCGCCGCGCCCCGCCGCCGTACGCGCACCCGGCGCCGCAAGGCCGAGGATGAGCCCGCCGCCGACAGCGCCCCGGAGATCGCCGTAGCCCAGCCGGTCGAGCCGAGCGTCACGGCTGCCGAGGGCGAGGCTGCTGTGGCCGAGGCGGCGCAGACGGTGGAACCCGAGGTCGAGGCGGCGGAAGCGCCTGCCGCCGAGGAGCCCGCTGCGGAAGCTGAAGCTCCGGCGCCGGAAGCCGAGGCAGAACAGCCGGCGCCGCAGCCGGAAACCGCCAATGAAGCCGAGGCTCCGGCCGCCAAGCCCGAGCCGGAGCTGGCCGAGGAGGAGACTTCGGCACGGCCCAAGCGGCGCGGCTGGTGGTCGATGGGCTGA
- a CDS encoding sigma-54 dependent transcriptional regulator yields MSRTLKIAVVDDEPDMRESISQWLVLSGFDTETFASADDALKVIGADWPGVVISDIRMPGMDGMAFLKRLMGIDSGLPVIMITGHGDVPMAVEAMRIGAMDFMEKPFNPERLTELVKKASQARRMTLDNRALRRDLSEGQQVMSKLIGASPVMDRLREDILDLGQADGHVLIDGETGTGKTLVAHALHAVGPRASKKFVPISCAAYNDEVLAAKLFGPVENGLPAVEEARGGTLCLEDIEALSDPLQARLLAFIADQGSPAETRIIAISNARGEGRKAEDSLRPDLFYRLTALKITLPPLRSRGEDILSLFTRMTEQFAEEYGCEPPQVTAQEAAQLLQAPWPGNVRQLINVAERAVLQNRRGSGSIASLLMADGEDTQEATTTEGKPLKEYVESFEKMLIDNTMRRHKGSIAAVMDELCLPRRTLNEKMAKYGLSRGDYL; encoded by the coding sequence ATGAGCCGCACTTTGAAGATCGCAGTGGTGGATGACGAACCCGACATGCGCGAATCGATCAGCCAGTGGCTGGTCCTGTCCGGCTTCGACACCGAGACTTTCGCCAGCGCCGACGACGCGCTGAAGGTCATCGGCGCGGACTGGCCCGGGGTGGTCATTTCTGATATCCGGATGCCGGGCATGGACGGCATGGCCTTCCTCAAGCGGCTGATGGGCATCGATTCCGGCCTGCCGGTCATCATGATCACCGGCCATGGCGACGTGCCGATGGCGGTCGAGGCCATGCGGATCGGCGCCATGGATTTCATGGAAAAGCCCTTCAATCCCGAGCGCCTGACCGAGCTGGTCAAGAAGGCCAGCCAGGCCCGGCGCATGACCCTGGACAACCGTGCCCTGCGCCGCGACCTTTCCGAAGGCCAGCAGGTCATGTCGAAGCTGATCGGCGCCAGCCCGGTCATGGACCGGCTGCGCGAGGATATCCTGGACCTGGGCCAGGCCGACGGCCATGTGCTGATCGACGGCGAGACCGGCACCGGCAAGACCCTGGTCGCCCATGCGCTGCATGCTGTCGGGCCGCGCGCCTCGAAGAAATTCGTGCCGATCTCCTGTGCCGCCTACAATGACGAGGTGCTGGCCGCGAAGCTGTTCGGCCCGGTCGAGAACGGCCTGCCCGCCGTCGAGGAGGCGCGCGGCGGCACGCTCTGCCTTGAGGATATCGAGGCGCTGTCCGACCCGTTGCAAGCCCGGTTGCTGGCCTTCATCGCCGATCAGGGCAGCCCGGCCGAGACGCGGATCATCGCCATTTCCAATGCCCGCGGCGAGGGGCGCAAGGCCGAGGATTCGCTGCGTCCCGACCTGTTCTATCGCCTGACGGCGCTGAAGATCACCCTGCCGCCGCTGCGTTCGCGCGGCGAGGACATCCTGTCCCTGTTCACCCGCATGACCGAGCAATTCGCCGAGGAATACGGCTGCGAGCCGCCGCAGGTGACCGCGCAGGAAGCCGCACAGCTGTTGCAGGCGCCCTGGCCGGGCAATGTGCGCCAGCTCATCAACGTCGCCGAGCGCGCGGTGCTGCAGAACCGCCGCGGCTCGGGGTCGATCGCCTCGTTGCTGATGGCGGATGGCGAGGATACGCAAGAGGCCACGACGACCGAGGGCAAGCCGCTCAAGGAATATGTCGAGAGCTTCGAGAAGATGCTGATCGACAATACCATGCGCCGCCACAAGGGCAGCATCGCCGCGGTGATGGACGAGTTGTGCCTGCCGCGCCGGACGCTGAACGAGAAGATGGCGAAATACGGGCTGAGCCGGGGCGATTATCTGTGA
- a CDS encoding ATP-binding protein: MREEQDSAGFPEGRAGLTSRWGLRGAIVALLVVAAGTIWFTNAWLTARFSETTRVRTELRSALYTGNLLSELQRTSVVPQLLARDPALISALIGNEFSGTSARLISAQKEIAAASIKLLDASGRVVGSTDRNLIGTNYVQEPFFVEALRSKDTVFTVSPSPQGAYEFTYSRTVVADGRTLGVVVVGADLARLVRSWAGIYDAIAVTDSSGQIILSTEPRWRGLTLPEALAVRSAPSAIARAFQVTADWTATPADAYVQGRAVMQSETRIPFRGWKMIAFTTYDSVRERVNAVLALVIMGFAILLAAVFYLLSRRARVESAAWMRESADLRALNLRLTREIAERERMQKELRVAEQTVQQSSKLAALGEMSAGVSHELNQPLAAMKTYLAGARLLLQRGRSDEALSSFQRIDDLVERMGAITRQLKSYARKGGEAFEPVDLRAALSSALMMMEPQLRSRTIRLQRNIPRYPVMVYCDRIRLEQIVINLLRNAVDATRGLRDPAIEITVSSGSHAFLSVRDNGPGVSDLENLFEPFFTTKKPGEGTGLGLAISSGIAADFGGRLTAHNASDEGGRGAVFELELPLHDPGQKAGTRLAAE; this comes from the coding sequence ATGCGAGAAGAACAGGACTCTGCCGGGTTCCCGGAGGGCAGGGCTGGGTTGACCAGCCGTTGGGGCCTGCGCGGCGCGATCGTCGCGCTGCTGGTCGTGGCCGCGGGCACGATCTGGTTTACCAATGCCTGGCTGACGGCGCGCTTTTCCGAAACCACCCGGGTGCGGACCGAGCTGCGTTCGGCGCTTTACACCGGCAACCTGCTGTCGGAATTGCAGCGCACCTCGGTGGTGCCGCAACTGCTGGCGCGCGATCCGGCGCTGATTTCGGCGCTGATCGGCAACGAATTCTCGGGCACCTCGGCGCGGCTGATCTCGGCGCAGAAGGAGATCGCCGCCGCCTCGATCAAGCTGCTGGACGCATCGGGGCGCGTGGTCGGCTCGACCGATCGCAACCTGATCGGCACGAATTACGTGCAGGAGCCGTTCTTCGTCGAGGCGCTGCGCTCGAAGGACACGGTGTTCACCGTCTCGCCCTCGCCGCAGGGAGCCTATGAATTCACCTATTCCCGCACGGTGGTCGCGGACGGGCGCACGCTGGGCGTGGTCGTGGTCGGCGCCGACCTGGCGCGGCTGGTGCGGTCCTGGGCCGGGATCTACGACGCCATTGCCGTGACCGACAGTTCCGGCCAGATCATCCTGTCGACCGAGCCGCGCTGGCGCGGCCTGACCCTGCCCGAAGCGCTGGCGGTGCGTTCCGCGCCCTCGGCCATCGCCCGCGCCTTCCAGGTGACGGCGGACTGGACCGCCACGCCCGCCGACGCCTATGTCCAGGGCCGCGCGGTCATGCAGTCCGAGACCCGCATTCCCTTCCGCGGCTGGAAGATGATCGCCTTCACCACCTATGATTCGGTGCGCGAGCGGGTGAACGCGGTTCTGGCGCTGGTGATCATGGGCTTTGCCATCCTGCTGGCGGCGGTGTTCTATCTGCTGTCGCGCCGGGCGCGGGTCGAATCGGCGGCCTGGATGCGCGAATCGGCCGATCTGCGGGCGCTGAACCTGCGCCTGACCCGCGAGATCGCCGAGCGTGAGCGCATGCAGAAGGAACTGCGCGTGGCCGAGCAGACCGTCCAGCAATCCAGCAAGCTGGCCGCCCTGGGCGAGATGTCGGCGGGTGTCAGCCACGAGTTGAACCAGCCGCTGGCGGCGATGAAGACCTATCTGGCCGGCGCCCGGCTGCTGTTGCAGCGCGGCCGGTCCGATGAAGCGCTGTCGAGCTTCCAGCGCATCGACGATCTGGTCGAGCGTATGGGCGCCATCACCCGGCAGCTGAAATCCTATGCCAGGAAGGGCGGCGAGGCTTTCGAGCCGGTCGATCTGCGCGCCGCGCTGTCCAGCGCGCTGATGATGATGGAGCCGCAGCTGCGTTCGCGCACCATCCGGCTGCAGCGCAATATCCCGCGCTATCCGGTCATGGTCTATTGCGACCGAATCCGGTTGGAGCAGATCGTCATCAACCTGTTGCGCAATGCGGTGGATGCGACGCGCGGCCTGCGCGATCCGGCCATCGAGATCACCGTCAGCTCGGGCTCTCACGCATTCTTGTCCGTGCGTGACAACGGCCCGGGTGTTTCGGACCTGGAAAATCTGTTTGAACCTTTCTTCACCACGAAGAAGCCCGGAGAAGGGACCGGACTGGGCCTGGCGATCTCGTCGGGGATCGCGGCCGATTTCGGGGGCCGCCTGACCGCGCATAATGCGTCGGATGAGGGCGGCCGGGGCGCCGTATTCGAACTTGAGCTGCCGCTGCACGATCCCGGCCAGAAGGCGGGGACCCGGCTGGCGGCGGAATAA
- the purQ gene encoding phosphoribosylformylglycinamidine synthase subunit PurQ, whose translation MKAAVITFPGSNCDRDLAVALRQAGAEVSRVWHKDEALPAGTDLVAVPGGFSFGDYLRCGAIAAHSPIAGAIKAHAARGGYVLGICNGFQVLTELNLLPGALMRNAGLRFLCREVVLKVATAASPFTAAYAAGEEIRVPVAHHDGNYQIDAAGLAALRAQDRIAFTYVPGVNGSVEDIAGVLSENRRVLGMMPHPERAADPAHGGTDGARLFASLVQELVAA comes from the coding sequence ATGAAAGCTGCCGTCATCACCTTTCCCGGATCGAATTGCGACCGCGATCTGGCCGTCGCCTTGCGGCAGGCGGGGGCCGAGGTCTCGCGCGTCTGGCACAAGGACGAGGCGCTGCCTGCCGGCACCGACCTGGTCGCGGTGCCGGGCGGGTTTTCCTTTGGCGATTACCTGCGCTGCGGCGCCATCGCCGCGCATTCGCCCATCGCCGGCGCGATCAAGGCCCATGCGGCCCGCGGCGGTTACGTGCTGGGCATCTGCAACGGTTTTCAGGTGCTGACCGAGCTGAACCTGCTGCCGGGCGCCCTGATGCGCAATGCCGGGTTGCGCTTCCTGTGCCGCGAGGTGGTGCTGAAGGTCGCGACCGCGGCCAGCCCCTTCACCGCGGCCTATGCGGCCGGTGAGGAGATCCGGGTGCCGGTGGCACATCACGACGGCAATTACCAGATCGACGCCGCCGGCCTGGCGGCGCTGCGGGCGCAGGACCGCATCGCCTTCACCTATGTGCCGGGCGTCAACGGTTCGGTCGAGGACATCGCCGGGGTGCTGTCCGAGAACCGGCGGGTGCTGGGCATGATGCCGCATCCCGAGCGGGCCGCCGATCCGGCGCATGGCGGAACCGACGGCGCGCGCCTGTTCGCCTCGCTGGTTCAGGAGCTTGTCGCGGCCTGA
- a CDS encoding NADP-dependent isocitrate dehydrogenase — MSKIKVENPVVELDGDEMTRIIWDFIKQKLILPYLDIDLKYYDLGIEERDRTSDQITVDAAEAIKQYGVGVKCATITPDEARVEEFGLKKMWKSPNGTIRNILGGVIFREPIICKNVPRLVPGWTQPIVVGRHAFGDQYKATDFRFPGKGKLTIKFVGEDGETIEHEVYQAPGAGVAMAMYNLDESIIDFARASMNYGLNRGYPVYLSTKNTILKAYDGRFKDLFQKVYEEEFEAEFKKKGIHYEHRLIDDMVASAMKWSGGYVWACKNYDGDVQSDTVAQGFGSLGLMTSVLMTPDGKIVESEAAHGTVTRHYREHQKGNQTSTNSIASIFAWTGGLKHRAKLDGNAALKNFVETLEKVTVQAVEDGHMTKDLALLVGPDQKWLTTMGYLEKVDEYLNKALAG, encoded by the coding sequence ATGTCGAAGATCAAGGTAGAGAACCCCGTCGTCGAGCTCGACGGCGACGAGATGACCCGGATCATCTGGGACTTCATCAAGCAGAAGCTGATCCTTCCCTATCTGGACATCGACCTGAAATATTACGACCTGGGCATCGAGGAGCGCGACCGCACCTCGGACCAGATCACCGTGGATGCGGCCGAGGCGATCAAGCAATACGGCGTCGGCGTGAAATGCGCCACCATCACCCCGGACGAGGCCCGGGTCGAGGAGTTCGGCCTGAAGAAGATGTGGAAATCGCCCAACGGCACCATCCGCAACATCCTGGGCGGCGTGATCTTCCGCGAGCCGATCATCTGCAAGAACGTGCCGCGCCTGGTCCCCGGCTGGACCCAGCCCATCGTCGTCGGCCGCCACGCCTTCGGCGACCAGTACAAGGCCACCGATTTCCGCTTCCCGGGTAAGGGCAAGCTGACGATCAAGTTCGTCGGCGAGGATGGCGAGACCATCGAGCACGAGGTCTATCAGGCCCCGGGCGCCGGGGTCGCCATGGCGATGTACAACCTCGACGAGTCGATCATCGACTTCGCCCGCGCCTCGATGAACTATGGCCTGAACCGCGGCTATCCGGTCTATCTTTCGACCAAGAACACCATCCTGAAGGCCTATGACGGCCGTTTCAAGGACCTGTTCCAGAAGGTCTACGAGGAGGAGTTCGAGGCCGAGTTCAAGAAGAAGGGCATCCATTACGAGCATCGGCTGATCGACGACATGGTCGCCTCGGCGATGAAATGGTCGGGCGGCTATGTCTGGGCCTGCAAGAACTACGACGGCGACGTGCAGTCCGATACCGTGGCGCAGGGCTTCGGCAGCCTGGGGCTGATGACCTCGGTGCTGATGACGCCGGACGGGAAGATCGTCGAATCCGAGGCCGCGCATGGCACGGTGACGCGCCACTATCGCGAGCATCAGAAGGGCAACCAGACCTCGACCAACTCGATCGCCTCGATCTTCGCCTGGACCGGCGGGCTGAAGCACCGCGCCAAGCTGGACGGCAACGCGGCGCTGAAGAACTTCGTCGAGACGCTGGAGAAGGTCACGGTGCAGGCGGTCGAGGACGGCCACATGACCAAGGACCTGGCGCTGCTGGTCGGGCCGGACCAGAAATGGCTGACCACCATGGGCTACCTGGAAAAGGTCGACGAATACCTGAACAAGGCGCTGGCGGGCTGA